One Lucilia cuprina isolate Lc7/37 chromosome 4, ASM2204524v1, whole genome shotgun sequence DNA segment encodes these proteins:
- the LOC111681207 gene encoding DNA polymerase theta isoform X4 has translation MTFSQSFEFGNSTFMKLESEVNHAIQDEDKALDVILESPTAPKFANKSLSRTKSRLIQTATQSHKTGDTTHRKFRRSKSDSTLPKASANTNGADNYSDFFRSDFSFQHDVTEGKPKHHTEHKNTSVLRVSQIEAAFNDMDNIVDAENDTDNDVENSFEKPIFSEDLKDLLETEDDNNIWQDSLPLSAINKTDENIDDPPEILHEISSFICPPKDNDVLREQLLNKELEISHRIFKESQQPQENVSERNISLSCMSPDQLKFTQECSPSGSNIKTKHEVIDNTSKPKRAADKCEEIVKNDSNIIEKSKAMEFPTDNLEALKSIKAWNLPLSVLTEYERKGVKKMFDWQIQCLSNPKVLFEHCNLVYSAPTSAGKTLVSEILLLKTVLERSKKVLLILPFISVVREKMFYLQDLLTSAGYRVEGFFGGYTPPGGFDSINVAICTIEKANSIVNKLLEQGKLNDIGTVVVDEVHLISDPGRGYILELLLAKILYMSRKYGLQIQVITMSATLANVELLKKWLDAELYITDFRPVALQEMIKIGNKIYDNHLKLLRSLTEPSVNVKEPFPELQNDSDHVAQLCIETLVDGCSVIVFCPSKDWCENLATQLAGAIHSLGKQGGEWGTKLRNQINRQAIDHVKEQLRDIPTGLDAVLDKCITYGCSFHHAGLTTEERDIVEASFKSGALKVIVATSTLSSGVNLPARRVLIRSPLFGGKQMSSLTYRQMIGRAGRTGKDILGESILICTDSNARVGKELITADLRPISSCLDHDSSTHLKRALLEVISSGVATSKEDIDNFVNCTLLSAQKQLENQEKEQSQDDCTDSEYIGGALDFLIEYEFIRLQKNEETQEEHYVATRLGHACLASSMPPTDGLILFAELQKSRRCFVLESELHAVYLVTPYSVCYQLQNLDWLLFLDLWEKLTPAMKKVGELVGVKESFLVRAMRGQTKLDYKLMQIHKRFYTALALQELVNETPINVVAIKYKCTRGMLQSLQQMSSTFAGIVTSFCNSLQWDTLSLIVSQFKERLYFGIHRDLIDLMRLPDLSHKRARALFDAGVTSLIDLASADVLSIEKILYNAFSFDSAKKHDNENDFEAAQRNEARQFFITGKAGLTVAEAAKLLVQEARQFVQYEIGVGNIKWSQSVCEDNKEDNNNENEMHMSYEENKFHNVMVKYNLDQTNDKAKDTNDKITENITNVKNKQNPLESLEKKDNVDNKLKTKYEDQNVDEGKSLNSNRNTNINSVEQRKQKENIHPKNIHMSFKNDICLAKPLESIKKIKQSPNVNQKENNTTFEDDSNLLNLIENVENNAKANKEIIQNENIKNEKQTEKRKSSENRKQNVDVTPPKMQKENIKSVTVEKRKSSENSKRNIDVTPPKIAKKETIAKIESKQTKINSIKTANVTLIDQRKSSDQLKDLAVTPPNVIKTSVPNNNNKKTIETDEKPSTSQKAQRLLRAKQLSEMKKQEWAKRKDLEQNKLANTPETKSATKSKTSNTPDKNVDNSTPKAALQTQNNRKLQNTNKNSPNTPKTINNEKEETAKLPRRSPRNHLISSTRIEVPTNITKSKTTIKSPENDIFGNENEESFTINTGIKEALKEADNFKRPSIPEYSNNSPEDEIPSSQQLIEDVADNKTNSPHASRFLRSLRATQKIQSPKTKPSIENSKVKKLQTAERPSEPPSSRPSEPPSSTSIEFSDLSMENSLIKNPIQLNASHILMCSKVDTESSSFKSLDIIDICGDQQLFKGAFKEFMASKRLGFCLGIQQQCGKRKPIIGANLLLNQVAAAEKENEPTKSYEFQLDDTNYLAGIGFCISENVVYYLNMQQEGSCKGLTGEIKCKYLRMLLRSSEITLLIYDAKEQMKILRKILKDIGDIAIALEDPKVANWLLQPDKNHNLHSLAQQFAPECSSLVNLCGSGRGYNSYGLDSDSAILAKIIHRSLCYYTHFKRTNRKSRTNWYGTITKIFYRT, from the exons ATGACTTTTTCCCAGTCATTTGAATTTGGTAATAGTACTTTTATGAAGCTGGAAAGTGAAGTGAATCATGCCATACAGGACGAAGATAAAGCATTAGATGTAATCTTGGAATCTCCAACTGCAccaaaatttgcaaataaatcaTTAAGTAGAACTAAATCTCGTTTGATACAAACTGCTACCCAAAGCCATAAAACTGGAGATACCACACATCGCAAATTCAGAAGAAGCAAATCTGACTCTACATTACCCAAAGCATCTGCTAACACTAATGGTGCAGATAATtattccgatttttttcgaagTGATTTTTCATTTCAACACGATGTCACCGAAGGAAAGCCTAAACATCATACCGAACATAAAAACACTTCCGTATTAAGAGTATCCCAAATAGAAGCAGCCTTTAACGATATGGACAATATAGTAGACGCTGAAAATGATACTGATAATGATGTTGAAAACTCCTTTGAAAAACCAATATTTTCTGAAGACTTAAAAGATCTACTAGAAACCGAAGATGATAATAATATATGGCAAGATTCATTACCACTGTCAGCCATAAATAAAACTGATGAAAATATTGATGATCCTCCTGAAATCCTGCATGAAATTAGTAGTTTTATTTGTCCTCCCAAAGATAATGACGTATTACGAgaacaacttttaaataaagaattagaAATTAGTCACCGAATTTTTAAGGAATCCCAGCAACCACAAGAAAATGTATCAGAACGGAATATAAGCTTAAGCTGTATGTCTCCAGATCAATTGAAATTTACTCAGGAGTGTTCTCCTTCCGGatctaatataaaaactaaacacgAGGTGATAGATAATACCTCTAAGCCTAAGAGAGCAGCAGACAAGTGTGAAGAGATTGTAAAAAATGattcaaatattattgaaaaatcaaAAGCAATGGAATTTCCCACCGATAATTTAGAAgcattaaaaagtattaaagcgTGGAACTTACCTTTGAGCGTTTTAACAGAATATGAACGAAAAGGTGTTAAGAAAATGTTTGACTGGCAAATACAGTGTCTAAGTAATCCAAAA GTTCTTTTTGAGCATTGCAATCTTGTATATTCTGCTCCTACTTCGGCCGGCAAAACTTTGGTTAgtgaaattttacttttaaaaactgTTCTGGAACGCAGTAAAAAAGTTTTACTCATTTTACCATTTATTTCTGTTGTAcgtgaaaaaatgttttatttgcaaGATTTATTAACATCGGCTGGCTATCGCGTAGAAGGATTTTTTGGTGGATATACCCCACCAGGAGGATTTGATAGCATTAACGTGGCCATTTGTACGATAGAAAAAGCCAATTCAATTGTCAATAAATTACTAGAACAGGGAAAATTAAATGATATCGGCACTGTTGTAGTCGATGAAGTACATTTAATATCAGATCCAGGAAGAggttatattttggaattactactggctaaaattttgtacatgtcACGAAAATATGGTTTGCAAATTCAAGTCATTACTATGTCTGCCACATTGGCCAATGTAGAACTATTGAAAAAGTGGTTGGATGCTGAATTATATATAACTGACTTTCGTCCAGTGGCTTTGCAAGAAATGATTAAAATTGGTAATAAAATCTATGATAACCATTTGAAATTATTGCGTTCTCTTACGGAGCCCTCAGTCAATGTTAAAGAGCCATTTCCGGAACTACAAAATGATTCGGATCATGTGGCCCAATTGTGTATAGAAACTTTAGTAGATGGTTGTTCAGTTATTGTATTTTGTCCCTCAAAAGATTGGTGTGAAAACTTAGCCACACAATTAGCTGGCGCTATACATTCATTGGGAAAACAAGGTGGAGAATGGGGTACTAAACTAAGAAATCAAATAAATCGTCAAGCTATTGATCATGTTAAGGAACAATTAAGGGATATACCAACTG GTTTGGATGCAGTTTTGGACAAATGCATAACCTACGGTTGTTCCTTTCATCACGCTGGCTTAACAACAGAAGAAAGGGATATTGTGGAAGCTAGTTTTAAATCTGGCGCTTTAAAAGTTATTGTAGCTACCAGCACTTTAAGTTCag gtGTTAATTTACCAGCACGTCGTGTTTTAATAAGATCTCCTTTGTTTGGTGGCAAACAAATGAGTTCTCTTACATATCGCCAAATGATTGGACGAGCTGGAAGAACTGGAAaa gaTATTTTGGGAGAATCTATTTTAATATGTACTGACAGTAATGCACGTGTGGGTAAAGAGTTAATAACGGCTGATTTAAGACCCATATCCTCCTGCCTAGACCACGACAGTAGT ACACATCTGAAGCGTGCCTTGTTAGAAGTTATCTCTTCAGGTGTTGCTACCAGTAAGGAAGATATTGATAATTTTGTCAATTGTACATTATTGAGTGCTCAAAAGCAATTAGAAAATCAAGAGAAAGAACAAAGCCAAGATGACTGTACTGATAGCGAATACATTGGGGGAGCTTTAGATTTTCTTATCGAGTATGAGTTTATACGCTTACAAAAGAATGAGGAAACTCAAGAAGAACATTATGTAGCCACTCGACTTGGTCATGCTTGTTTAG CTTCATCTATGCCTCCAACCGAcggtttaatattatttgcagaATTGCAAAAATCAAGacgttgttttgttttagaatCTGAATTGCATGCTGTTTATTTGGTTACTCCTTATTCGGTATGCTATCAATTGCAGAATTTGGATTGGCTATTATTTCTCGATCTCTGGGAAAAATTAACACCGGCCATGAAAAAAGTCGGAGAGCTGGTGGGTGTAAAAGAATCATTTTTGGTAAGAGCCATGAGGGGTCAAACTAAACTAGATTACAAATTAATGCAAATACACAAAAG ATTTTATACTGCACTGGCTTTGCAAGAGTTGGTTAACGAAACTCCTATTAATGTAGTTGCAATCAAGTATAAATGTACACGAGGAATGTTGCAAAGTTTGCAACAAATGTCCTCAACTTTTGCTGGTATTGTAACATCGTTTTGCAATTCATTGCAGTGGGATACTCTCTCATTGATTGTCTCACAATTTAAAGAACGTTTGTATTTTGGTATACATCGagatttaattgatttaatgcGCCTACCAGATCTGTCACATAAAAGGGCTAGAGCACTATTCGATGCTGGAGTAACATCATTGATTGACTTGGCCAGCGCCGATGTATTGAGTATTGAGAAAATTCTTTACAATGCTTTTAGCTTTGATTCAGCTAAAAAACATGACAATGAAAATGACTTTGAGGCAGCTCAACGCAATGAAgcaagacaattttttataactgGTAAGGCAGGCCTCACAGTAGCTGAAGCTGCAAAATTACTTGTCCAAGAGGCTAGACAATTTGTTCAATATGAAATAGGTGTGGGTAATATTAAGTGGTCTCAAAGTGTTTGTGAGGATAACAAAGaagataataataatgaaaatgaaatgcaCATGTCTtatgaagaaaacaaatttcacaatGTAATGGTAAAGTATAATTTGGATCAAACTAATGACAAAGCCAAGGATACAAATGATAAAATCACTGAAAACAtcacaaatgttaaaaataaacaaaatccatTAGAATCTTTGGAAAAGAAAGATAACGTAGACAATAAGTTAAAAACAAAGTATGAAGATCAGAATGTCGATGAGGGTAAGAGTTTGAATTCAAatagaaatacaaatattaattctgtagaacaaagaaaacaaaaagaaaatattcatcCCAAAAATATTCACATGTCATTCAAAAACGATATTTGTCTAGCAAAACCACTGGAAagcattaagaaaataaaacaatctcCGAATGTTAATCAGAAAGAAAACAATACGACATTTGAGGATGATTCCAATCTCCTAAATTTGATAGAAAATGTAGAGAATAATGCAAAAGCcaataaagaaataattcaaaacgaaaatattaaaaacgaaaaacaaaccgAAAAGCGCAAATCTTCTGAAAATCGTAAACAAAATGTTGATGTTACACCAcctaaaatgcaaaaagaaaatataaaaagtgtaACAGTTGAAAAGCGAAAATCTTCGGAAAATTCGAAAAGAAATATTGATGTTACACCACCCAAAATAGCAAAAAAGGAAACAATCGCTAAAATTGAATCcaagcaaacaaaaataaattccatTAAAACAGCTAATGTAACCTTAATAGATCAACGTAAATCATCAGACCAATTAAAAGATTTAGCTGTTACTCCTCCAAATGTTATAAAAACGTCGGTaccaaataacaacaataaaaaaaccatTGAGACTGATGAGAAACCTAGTACAAGTCAAAAAGCCCAAAGATTGTTAAGAGCCAAACAACTGTCTGAGATGAAGAAACAAGAATGGGCAAAAAGAAAAGATCTAGAGCAAAATAAATTAGCAAATACACCAGAAACTAAATCAGCGACAAAATCTAAAACCTCTAATACTCCTGATAAAAACGTAGATAACTCTACTCCAAAAGCTGCACTGCAAACCCAAAATAACAGAAAACTTCAAAATACGAATAAGAACTCACCAAATACtccaaaaacaataaacaacgaAAAAGAGGAAACAGCAAAATTACCTAGAAGAAGTCCCCGTAACCATTTAATAAGTTCCACCAGAATAGAGGTACcgacaaatataacaaaatctaaaacaacTATAAAAAGTCCAGAGAATGATATATTTGGAAATGAGAATGAAGAATCTTTTACCATCAACACCGGCATAAAAGAAGCTCTAAAAGAAGCAGATAATTTTAAGAGACCTTCTATACCGGAATACAGCAATAATTCACCAGAAGATGAAATACCAAGTTCTCAACAACTAATTGAAGATGTGGcagacaataaaacaaattcccCTCATGCTTCGCGCTTTTTAAGATCTTTACGTGCCACACAAAAAATCCAAAGTCCAAAGACTAAGCCatcaatagaaaattcaaaggttaaaaaattacaaacagcaGAGCGGCCTTCAGAACCACCCTCATCCAGGCCTTCAGAACCTCCCTCATCCACCAGCATAGAGTTTTCCGATCTATCCATGGAAAATTCTCTTATTAAGAATCCTATACAACTTAATGCCTCACACATTCTTATGTGTTCAAAAGTTGATACCGAATCATCTTCATTCAAATCTCTTGACATAATAGACATTTGCGGAGATCAACAACTTTTTAAGGGAGCATTTAAGGAATTCATGGCAAGTAAACGTTTAGGATTCTGTTTAGGCATTCAGCAACAATGTGGCAAACGTAAACCTATAATAGGAGCAAATCTTTTACTAAATCAAGTGGCTGCTGCAGAAAAAGAAAATGAGCCTACAAAATCCTATGAATTTCAACTTGACGATACAAATTATTTGGCTGGTATCGGATTTTGTATATCGGAAAATGTTGTGTATTATTTGAACATGCAACAGGAGGGATCTTGCAAAGGACTAACAGGAGAAATAAAGTGCAAATACTTACGTATGTTGTTAAGATCTTCGGAAATTACTTTACTTATCTACGATGCTAAagaacaaatgaaaatattacgtaagattttaaaagatattgGAGATATTGCAATAGCTTTAGAAGACCCAAAAGTGGCTAATTGGCTTTTGCAACCAGATAAAAATCACAATTTACATAGTTTG GCTCAACAATTTGCTCCAGAATGTTCTTCTTTAGTTAATTTATGTGGCAGTGGTCGAGGCTACAACAGCTATGGCTTGGATTCGGATAGTGCGATATTAGCTAAG ATCATCCATAGAAGCCTGTGTTACTATACACATTTTAAAAGGACAAATAGAAAATCTAGAACGAATTGGTACGGgacaattacaaaaattttttacag aaCTTGA